In the genome of Pseudomonas sp. B33.4, the window CGCGCACGTTTGCTGTTTCCTTGCTACTGACCGGCGTTACCGGACTTCTCAGCCAAAGCGCTCTGGCACAACCGGCGCCCGCCGAAGAATCCGCCCAGGGCGAAGCCCTCAGCCCCGAAGCCAGCCCGCCAAAAAAAGGCGCATACCTGTCGGACTGGTACAACCAGGACCTGATGTTGATTGGCAGCAAGGACATCAGCTTCGGCCCGCAACCGGCCGACGATATCTATCTGGAATACGAGTATTTCGGCCGCAAAGGTCCGTTCGAACTGTACGGCTATGTCGACATTCCGAAGATCTTCAACATCGGCAACAGCCACGACAAAGGTGTGTGGGATCACGGCTCGCCAGTGTTCATGGAACACGAACCGCGTATCTCCATTGATTACCTCGCTGGCCGCAGCCTGGCCATCGGTCCGTTCAAGGAGTGGTACGTCGCGTTCGACTGGATCTACGACCACGGCAGCCGCAAAGAGAACCGCGCCAATACGCTCTACAGCGGTTTCGGTACCGACATCGATACGCACTCGCGGGTCAATCTGTCGGCCAACCTCTATGGTCGCTACCAGTGGGAAAACTACGGTGCGAGCAATGAATATTCGTGGGACGGCTACCGCGCACAACTCAAGTACATCGTGCCGATCGACAAATTCAGCAACGGCGCGTCACTGACTTACATCGGCTTCACCAACTTCGATTTCGGCTCGGACATCCACAAGGACAACCCGGCGCGCACCGCCAACGCGACCGTGGCGACCAACGTGCTGCTCTACTCGTTCACCCATTTGCGCTTCACGTTGGTGGGACGTTATTTCCACAACGGCGGCAACTGGGAAGACGGCAGCGAGCTGAATTTTGGCGACGGCAATTTCCGCGCGCGTTCGAACGGCTGGGGTTACTACGCCGGCGTCGGTTATCAGTTCTGAATCAAGGAGTTTTCCATGCAAGCAATGATGCGTTTGACCCTGGCCGGTTTGGCCCTGCTCTCCTCCACCGCGTGGGCCGCCGAGGCACCGATCCAGCCGAAAGTCATGCTGATCACCATGTTCGCCCCCGAGGCACAGCACTGGATCGACCGCCTGGAGTTGAAACAGGAAATCCGCGTGCCGGGCCTGTCCGCCGAGTATCCGAGCATCCGCTGCAACGCGCAGCAGGTGTGCCTGTTGACCACCGGCATGGGCCA includes:
- a CDS encoding nucleoside-specific channel-forming protein Tsx, with the translated sequence MHAASPFRAPFARTFAVSLLLTGVTGLLSQSALAQPAPAEESAQGEALSPEASPPKKGAYLSDWYNQDLMLIGSKDISFGPQPADDIYLEYEYFGRKGPFELYGYVDIPKIFNIGNSHDKGVWDHGSPVFMEHEPRISIDYLAGRSLAIGPFKEWYVAFDWIYDHGSRKENRANTLYSGFGTDIDTHSRVNLSANLYGRYQWENYGASNEYSWDGYRAQLKYIVPIDKFSNGASLTYIGFTNFDFGSDIHKDNPARTANATVATNVLLYSFTHLRFTLVGRYFHNGGNWEDGSELNFGDGNFRARSNGWGYYAGVGYQF